In Betaproteobacteria bacterium, one genomic interval encodes:
- a CDS encoding cation transporter, protein MTRRKLLLATAITVLFSNFVLAAEPQSATLAVEGMTCAGCPITVKRLLKKVPGVSEVSVDAKTHLAQVKFDPDKTQPDQLAKAVTDIGYPTTVKK, encoded by the coding sequence ATGACTCGTCGCAAATTGCTGCTCGCTACTGCTATCACAGTACTTTTTTCCAACTTCGTTTTAGCGGCCGAACCCCAATCGGCGACGCTGGCCGTGGAGGGCATGACCTGCGCGGGCTGTCCCATCACCGTGAAAAGATTGCTGAAGAAAGTGCCCGGCGTGTCCGAGGTCAGTGTTGACGCGAAGACACATCTGGCACAGGTGAAGTTCGATCCGGACAAGACCCAACCCGATCAACTGGCCAAGGCGGTTACCGATATCGGCTATCCGACAACGGTGAAGAAGTGA
- a CDS encoding mercury transporter MerT, translating to MISKNVYRSTLIASVVAALGATACCVLPLVLVTLGLGGAWMASLRSLETFQPLFAAVTFACLGYAFYSLYIQPRHCAPGDACASPAVLRRQRIVFWLVVAAIIALGLAYTFISNLE from the coding sequence ATGATCTCAAAAAACGTTTACCGATCGACGCTGATCGCCAGCGTAGTGGCGGCTTTGGGTGCGACGGCGTGTTGCGTGCTGCCGCTGGTGCTCGTGACGCTAGGCCTGGGCGGCGCGTGGATGGCGTCGTTACGCTCCTTGGAGACATTCCAGCCCCTTTTTGCGGCCGTGACATTTGCTTGCCTAGGCTACGCCTTTTATTCCCTTTACATCCAACCAAGACATTGTGCGCCCGGTGACGCCTGTGCCTCACCCGCAGTCCTGAGGCGCCAGCGGATTGTGTTCTGGCTGGTCGTGGCCGCGATCATCGCCCTGGGCCTTGCTTATACTTTCATTTCCAATCTGGAGTAA
- the hutH gene encoding histidine ammonia-lyase, whose amino-acid sequence MQIQPGKLTLESLKSIHAGGVELTLPASAREAIQASAEVVQRAADGDAPVYGVNTGFGKLANQRIAKSQVASLQLNLIRSHSVGVGIPLAPEVVRLILVLKAASLARGHSGVRDGVIDTLLAVYNRGLVPFVPSQGSVGASGDLAPLAHLTLALLGEGEMLVDGMRKNAAEALEAAGIAPLILGAKEGLALINGTQVSTALALHALFSFEPVLEAALVIGAMTVDAARGSDGPFDPRIHQLRGQPGQIAVAHYFRALLAGSEIRQSHVNGDDRVQDPYSLRCQPQVVGACLDQLRHASIVLQCEANAVTDNPLVFAEDGAMISGGNFHAEPVALVADGMALAIAEVGAISERRIAVLIDSGVSRLPPFLVADAGLNSGFMIAHVTAASLASENKSLAHPASVDSLPTSANQEDHVSMATFAARRLQAMIANTAHILGIELLAAAQGIEFLRPLRTSIAIEGAHALVRKGVSALTQDRHLSPDIEHATNLVRNGSISHVLRALPDLPALWLLPAQQAGS is encoded by the coding sequence ATGCAGATACAGCCTGGCAAACTCACGCTGGAATCTCTGAAATCAATTCACGCTGGCGGCGTTGAACTGACCTTGCCGGCCTCCGCGCGAGAAGCAATCCAGGCTAGCGCAGAAGTCGTGCAACGCGCGGCTGACGGCGATGCGCCGGTCTACGGCGTCAATACCGGCTTTGGCAAGCTCGCCAACCAGCGTATCGCCAAGTCACAAGTCGCGTCTTTGCAGCTCAATCTGATCCGCTCGCACAGTGTCGGGGTCGGCATACCATTGGCGCCCGAGGTCGTGCGTCTGATCCTCGTGCTCAAAGCCGCGAGTTTGGCGCGGGGGCACTCTGGTGTGCGTGATGGCGTCATCGACACTCTGCTGGCCGTGTACAACCGCGGCCTCGTGCCATTTGTTCCATCGCAGGGATCGGTCGGTGCATCGGGAGATTTGGCGCCGCTTGCGCATTTGACGTTGGCGTTGCTTGGCGAAGGCGAAATGCTTGTTGACGGCATGCGCAAGAATGCCGCCGAGGCGCTGGAGGCGGCCGGCATCGCGCCGCTCATCCTTGGCGCGAAAGAGGGCCTGGCGCTGATCAACGGCACACAAGTCTCCACCGCGCTCGCGTTGCATGCCCTGTTCAGTTTCGAGCCAGTGTTGGAGGCGGCACTCGTCATTGGCGCAATGACGGTGGATGCGGCCCGTGGCAGTGATGGACCATTCGATCCACGCATTCATCAATTGCGTGGCCAGCCTGGCCAAATCGCCGTCGCACATTATTTTCGTGCGCTGCTTGCCGGCAGCGAAATTCGCCAGTCACATGTGAACGGCGACGACCGTGTGCAAGACCCGTATTCGCTGCGTTGTCAGCCACAGGTGGTGGGTGCCTGTTTGGACCAACTTCGACACGCGAGTATCGTTTTGCAGTGCGAAGCCAACGCGGTGACCGACAATCCCCTCGTTTTCGCCGAGGATGGCGCGATGATATCCGGCGGCAACTTTCACGCTGAACCCGTGGCGCTGGTCGCCGACGGCATGGCCCTCGCGATCGCAGAAGTCGGCGCCATTTCCGAGCGCAGGATTGCGGTGCTGATCGACAGCGGCGTGTCGCGCTTGCCGCCCTTTCTTGTCGCCGATGCGGGATTGAATAGCGGATTTATGATCGCGCATGTCACCGCCGCGTCGCTTGCGTCGGAAAACAAATCGCTCGCACATCCTGCGAGCGTGGATAGCCTGCCGACCAGCGCCAATCAGGAAGACCATGTTTCCATGGCCACCTTCGCGGCACGCCGCCTGCAAGCGATGATTGCCAACACCGCGCACATCCTGGGCATCGAGTTGCTGGCTGCGGCGCAAGGTATCGAATTTCTCCGCCCGTTGCGCACCTCAATAGCCATCGAAGGAGCGCACGCCTTGGTGCGGAAGGGCGTTTCCGCATTGACGCAGGATCGTCATCTATCACCGGACATCGAACATGCGACGAATCTGGTGCGCAATGGTTCGATTTCGCATGTTTTACGAGCACTGCCGGATTTACCGGCACTTTGGCTGCTACCGGCTCAACAGGCTGGCTCTTAA
- the hutC gene encoding histidine utilization repressor, translated as MTLTSKRHLQPSTLPMAPYAQVKQFLKEGLSEKRWAPGALMPSEAELVAQFGVSRVTVTRALRELQAEGLVNRLQGVGTFAAHLARMSSTLSIRDLREEIAARGHRHHTAVHVAKKERATAEVAGRFRLAPGAPIFHTLIVHFENDVALRCEDRYVNPACAPDYLSVDFTQLTPTQYLLQVAPLWEAHYSIEASVPTAQEARLLKIRPNEPCLVMTRGTERGGVTITQARLVHPGSRYTLHGNFKP; from the coding sequence ATGACCCTTACATCAAAGCGCCACCTTCAGCCGAGTACGCTGCCTATGGCGCCATATGCTCAGGTGAAGCAGTTTCTGAAGGAAGGGCTGTCCGAAAAACGATGGGCACCAGGCGCCTTGATGCCTTCGGAGGCCGAATTGGTGGCTCAATTTGGCGTGAGCAGAGTGACAGTAACCCGAGCGCTACGCGAGCTCCAGGCGGAAGGATTGGTCAATCGCTTGCAGGGCGTTGGAACATTTGCGGCGCATTTGGCCCGCATGTCATCTACGTTAAGTATTCGCGATCTGCGTGAGGAGATTGCAGCGCGTGGCCATCGCCATCACACTGCCGTGCATGTCGCAAAAAAGGAGCGCGCAACGGCAGAGGTGGCTGGCCGGTTCCGCCTGGCTCCAGGCGCACCCATATTTCACACTCTGATTGTTCACTTTGAGAACGACGTCGCTCTACGGTGCGAGGATCGCTATGTGAATCCCGCCTGCGCGCCAGATTACCTAAGCGTTGATTTTACGCAGCTCACGCCAACCCAATACCTGCTGCAAGTCGCCCCACTTTGGGAGGCGCATTACTCAATTGAGGCCAGCGTTCCTACTGCGCAAGAAGCGCGTTTGCTCAAGATTCGCCCGAATGAGCCGTGCCTAGTAATGACTCGCGGTACTGAGAGAGGCGGAGTAACCATAACGCAGGCAAGGTTGGTGCACCCCGGGTCACGCTATACCTTGCACGGCAACTTTAAGCCCTGA
- a CDS encoding HutD family protein → MQRMRGCGTYFLWRFTSASNSMCEWRLEMLLIRAENIEFQPWANGGGRTRELLAWPTTTSWKVRVTLAEIEQDGAFSPFPKVKRWFAVVTGQGVELRFPTGNRMVVQGDAPLCFDGKLAPHCGLLNGHTQDLNLMAREGVAAMRLVQPDIKWLEPFDQRGIFTTGAGWLYPQPAGSNGGSRMRLEPNTLLWDIAGEGIRYVPDSQHSRAWWLGYSGSVA, encoded by the coding sequence ATGCAGCGCATGCGCGGATGCGGTACTTATTTCCTTTGGCGCTTTACTAGCGCTTCAAATTCAATGTGCGAATGGCGGCTCGAAATGCTGTTGATTCGTGCCGAAAATATCGAATTTCAGCCATGGGCCAATGGGGGTGGACGCACCCGTGAGCTTCTCGCTTGGCCGACGACTACTAGTTGGAAGGTCAGGGTCACTCTGGCCGAAATTGAGCAAGATGGCGCCTTTTCGCCATTTCCAAAGGTGAAGCGTTGGTTCGCTGTAGTGACTGGCCAGGGCGTGGAGCTGAGATTTCCAACTGGCAATCGCATGGTTGTGCAAGGGGATGCGCCACTTTGTTTTGATGGGAAACTTGCTCCCCATTGCGGGTTGCTGAATGGCCACACGCAGGATCTCAATCTGATGGCCCGCGAAGGGGTCGCGGCAATGAGGCTAGTTCAGCCGGACATAAAGTGGCTTGAACCTTTCGACCAACGTGGGATATTCACCACTGGTGCAGGATGGCTATACCCGCAACCCGCAGGCTCCAACGGAGGCAGTCGGATGCGCCTTGAGCCCAACACATTGCTCTGGGATATCGCCGGTGAAGGCATTCGATATGTTCCTGACAGCCAGCACAGTCGCGCGTGGTGGTTGGGATATTCCGGAAGTGTAGCGTGA
- a CDS encoding TonB-dependent receptor, translating to MAHKLTQTAIAIGVFFLVNSAFAQQAVPVSGATGGKPESLEKVQVTGSRINLKQDQIAGVGPVTVIDSEAIQRSGAISVETLLQRLPASAGFAGNQTSAYWTSNGWGTTQVNLRGLGINRTLVLLNGRRVVNGGTGANSSVDLSMIPVAIIERIEVLKDGASAIYGADAVAGVVNIITKKGLDGGEAAIRYGEPSRSDGDETSADLAWGITGAKGSLMTAIHYAKAGAVGMASRAPCGLGELNGKLECVNSSSTLGGRARLADGRRINFNNAVQATPTFETYSALVHNYNSNESLNAVNPIKRLGLSTFGALNLTPDTELFTEVLFSYRDSGQLATPGTLGATRAINIAANHPTNPTGQALTLERRRIGEVGARDFFQETETFRVLTGAKGNFGANWDWNAALNWGRNTGIDGSTNVANLDRVDLTLDRTKCSTAVGAAIPCGNYLGNGSLTPAVLKYILATTRDTGGNDQKSASANISGQLFELPAGPVGFASGLELRKESGWRNPDSLTVMGAANANRQDPIAGEYTARELYAELSVPILKQVPFIESLNINAAGRYSDYNLFGSKSTYKLGLDWQVITSVKARANYSTSFRVPNVPELFGGVSEGNLTTTDPCSRWSTLPTSSVVSQNCAAAGVPAGFTQLGNTILTTGGGNPKLKPEDAKTLTVGVVWTPSKALTLTVDYYNIKINNAIQSVPGSTKLSVCYNTPGRAHLFCNPSSFTRNPVTGEVNFLSAQPLNAANERLTGIDIGALYEFKVAGYTSTISADISRPARYEVEPFPGGAVIVYTGKTTGGRGTYSQWRGLSSLTLAREAWSGSYGVQYIGSATDINSPAAIGGSVPGVFYQTVQVKYAVSKALDISAGIDNLFDKKPPYMPSYTDGNTDTMTYDLLGRRWHARIAYRW from the coding sequence ATGGCTCATAAACTTACCCAAACTGCGATCGCGATTGGCGTGTTTTTTCTTGTCAATAGCGCGTTCGCACAGCAAGCAGTTCCTGTTTCCGGTGCGACAGGCGGCAAGCCTGAGTCACTTGAAAAAGTACAAGTGACGGGCAGTCGCATCAATTTGAAACAGGATCAGATCGCCGGTGTAGGCCCGGTCACTGTTATTGATAGCGAGGCGATTCAGCGCTCCGGGGCCATTTCGGTTGAAACACTGCTGCAGAGGCTACCCGCATCTGCCGGCTTCGCGGGTAACCAGACCAGTGCCTATTGGACCAGCAATGGCTGGGGTACGACGCAAGTCAACCTGCGCGGCCTCGGGATCAACCGGACGTTGGTCCTGCTGAATGGCCGGCGTGTAGTGAACGGCGGCACCGGCGCGAATAGCTCGGTGGATCTGAGCATGATTCCCGTCGCCATTATCGAGCGGATCGAGGTCCTGAAAGACGGTGCGTCCGCAATCTACGGTGCAGACGCTGTTGCCGGCGTCGTGAACATTATTACCAAGAAGGGGCTGGATGGTGGCGAAGCCGCCATTCGGTACGGCGAACCATCACGCAGCGACGGCGACGAAACCAGCGCTGATCTGGCGTGGGGAATAACCGGCGCCAAAGGCTCGCTCATGACGGCGATCCACTACGCGAAAGCCGGGGCGGTCGGCATGGCCAGCCGCGCACCCTGCGGACTGGGCGAACTCAATGGAAAGCTGGAATGCGTCAACAGTTCGTCCACGCTCGGCGGTCGCGCACGCTTGGCTGACGGGCGGCGTATTAATTTCAACAATGCGGTTCAAGCCACCCCGACCTTCGAGACGTATTCGGCCCTAGTCCACAACTACAACAGCAACGAGTCGCTCAATGCGGTAAACCCAATAAAGCGTCTTGGCCTGAGCACCTTTGGAGCCCTCAATCTCACCCCGGACACAGAGCTTTTCACGGAGGTGCTGTTTTCGTACCGCGACTCGGGCCAGCTTGCCACGCCGGGAACGCTTGGGGCAACCCGCGCCATCAATATTGCGGCAAATCATCCAACGAATCCTACTGGCCAAGCATTGACGTTGGAACGGCGCCGCATTGGGGAAGTCGGTGCCCGCGATTTCTTTCAGGAGACCGAGACTTTCCGTGTCCTGACCGGTGCAAAGGGAAATTTCGGTGCCAACTGGGATTGGAATGCGGCATTGAACTGGGGGCGCAACACCGGCATCGACGGCTCGACGAATGTTGCTAACCTCGATCGGGTCGATCTGACGCTCGACCGAACAAAATGCAGCACCGCAGTTGGTGCCGCCATTCCGTGCGGCAATTACCTTGGAAACGGCAGTCTCACACCGGCAGTGCTGAAATACATTTTGGCGACCACACGCGATACCGGCGGAAACGACCAGAAAAGCGCCAGCGCCAATATCAGCGGCCAGCTGTTTGAATTACCCGCCGGTCCGGTGGGATTCGCGTCAGGCTTAGAGCTTCGCAAGGAGAGCGGCTGGCGCAACCCGGATAGCCTTACCGTAATGGGCGCGGCCAACGCTAACCGCCAGGATCCGATTGCCGGTGAGTACACCGCACGCGAACTTTATGCCGAGTTGTCTGTGCCAATCTTGAAGCAAGTGCCGTTCATTGAATCCTTGAACATCAACGCGGCCGGCCGATATTCTGATTACAACCTTTTCGGATCCAAGAGTACTTATAAATTGGGGCTGGATTGGCAAGTGATCACGAGCGTAAAAGCGCGCGCCAATTATTCGACTTCATTTCGCGTTCCCAACGTTCCGGAACTTTTCGGGGGAGTGTCTGAAGGCAATTTGACCACCACCGATCCATGCAGCAGATGGAGTACCCTACCAACATCTTCGGTGGTCTCGCAGAACTGCGCGGCAGCAGGTGTTCCCGCCGGCTTCACGCAGCTCGGCAACACCATTTTGACCACTGGAGGCGGCAATCCGAAACTGAAGCCTGAGGATGCCAAAACGCTGACCGTCGGCGTGGTGTGGACGCCATCCAAGGCGCTGACTCTGACGGTTGACTACTACAACATCAAGATCAACAATGCGATTCAAAGTGTTCCGGGATCAACCAAGCTATCGGTTTGCTACAACACGCCGGGGCGGGCCCATTTGTTCTGCAATCCGTCGAGCTTTACTCGCAACCCGGTTACGGGTGAAGTGAATTTCCTTTCCGCGCAGCCACTCAATGCCGCAAACGAACGACTCACCGGAATCGATATCGGTGCACTCTACGAGTTTAAAGTCGCCGGATACACCTCAACGATCAGCGCGGATATTTCGCGCCCTGCCCGCTACGAAGTCGAACCATTTCCAGGTGGAGCTGTAATCGTTTATACGGGAAAAACTACGGGCGGTCGCGGCACCTATTCCCAATGGCGGGGATTGAGCTCGCTGACCTTGGCGAGGGAAGCCTGGTCTGGTTCATACGGGGTTCAGTACATCGGTTCCGCAACCGACATCAACTCGCCGGCCGCGATCGGTGGAAGTGTCCCCGGTGTCTTTTATCAAACGGTGCAGGTGAAGTATGCGGTCAGCAAAGCGCTGGATATTTCGGCGGGCATCGACAATCTCTTCGACAAGAAGCCTCCTTATATGCCGAGCTACACGGACGGCAATACGGACACCATGACCTACGACTTGCTGGGTCGCCGTTGGCACGCGCGCATTGCCTATCGCTGGTAG
- the merR gene encoding Hg(II)-responsive transcriptional regulator, with product MTNDNLTIGQVAESAGVHVETIRYYQRQALVDEPARPLGGIRRYDDRYVARLRFIKRAQQLGFTLEEVRGLLQLDDGQNCQDARVLAERKLADVEAKLKDLRTMHRHLKSLVTQCQSVRGRVGCPLIESLSGLEIGKRRKSGILRIA from the coding sequence ATGACGAACGACAATCTCACCATCGGCCAGGTCGCCGAAAGCGCCGGCGTCCACGTGGAAACCATCCGCTACTACCAACGGCAAGCACTGGTGGATGAACCCGCCAGACCGCTTGGCGGAATTCGACGCTACGACGACCGATATGTCGCACGCCTTCGCTTCATCAAGCGGGCGCAGCAGTTGGGTTTCACCTTGGAGGAAGTCAGGGGACTGCTGCAGCTAGACGACGGTCAGAACTGCCAGGACGCGCGGGTCCTGGCCGAACGAAAGCTGGCCGACGTCGAGGCGAAGTTGAAAGACCTGCGGACGATGCACCGGCATCTCAAATCGTTGGTGACGCAGTGTCAATCGGTGCGAGGCAGAGTCGGATGCCCGTTGATTGAATCGCTTTCAGGCTTGGAAATCGGTAAACGGCGCAAATCCGGAATTTTGCGCATCGCATAA
- a CDS encoding PIN domain-containing protein, which translates to MTPDVNVLLAVSRSDHPHHKIAYTCLEEAIAACGKGASLKLLPMVAASFLRLVTNPKIFVQPTPPKDAVEFLDALLVVPGVEMPALGAEWPTFRQLCIEKRLAANAIPDAWLAAAVIQLGEHLVTFDADFKKLLKRTQVTVLPPD; encoded by the coding sequence ATGACGCCTGACGTCAACGTGCTGCTCGCGGTTTCACGGAGCGATCATCCTCATCATAAAATCGCCTACACATGTTTGGAGGAGGCCATTGCCGCTTGTGGCAAAGGCGCGAGCCTGAAGCTCCTGCCAATGGTTGCGGCCAGTTTTTTGCGCCTGGTCACCAACCCGAAAATCTTTGTTCAGCCGACACCGCCGAAAGACGCCGTGGAATTCCTGGATGCGCTGTTGGTTGTGCCGGGCGTTGAGATGCCCGCTCTTGGGGCCGAGTGGCCGACATTCCGCCAACTATGTATCGAAAAAAGATTGGCTGCGAATGCCATTCCTGACGCATGGCTTGCGGCGGCAGTGATTCAACTGGGCGAACACCTCGTTACGTTCGATGCCGATTTCAAGAAGCTACTCAAACGGACGCAGGTGACGGTGCTTCCTCCCGATTGA
- the hutF gene encoding formimidoylglutamate deiminase, producing MTLKRLWAPQAWVGGRWRHGVSLGINAQGHWDEIAADVHTPPLEALVLNGPTIPGLVNAHSHAFQRAFAGLAERRDANSDDFWSWRDRMYGVASRISADQMRAVASQLFIELLKGGYTQVCEFHYIHRAETGNSFDDPAAMSVALADASEDAGIGLTLLPVLYERAGFFLDHLRYDQCRFGGTPELNYQLCQSMRALQRRLVTCGVAIHSLRAVSRDSIAKLLGLVGDDNIPIHIHIAEQVHEIDQCLAATGARPIEYLVREFSIDSRWLLVHATHATPGEVDSIATSGACIAICPTTEANLGDGLINLPAWLSAAVPMAIGSDSHVSRSWVEELRWLEYGQRLSLKRRNIAAHPESGQPATAARLFDAALDGGRQASGKANWGFVKERGPML from the coding sequence GTGACATTAAAGCGATTGTGGGCTCCGCAAGCCTGGGTAGGAGGGCGCTGGCGCCACGGTGTGTCCCTGGGGATAAACGCGCAAGGACACTGGGATGAAATTGCAGCGGATGTACACACGCCGCCACTCGAAGCTCTAGTGCTGAACGGCCCAACCATTCCTGGTTTAGTCAATGCTCATAGCCACGCATTTCAACGCGCGTTCGCGGGTCTGGCCGAGCGCCGCGATGCAAACTCTGATGATTTTTGGTCTTGGCGTGACCGAATGTACGGCGTCGCTTCACGTATATCTGCTGATCAAATGCGCGCGGTTGCCTCCCAGCTATTTATAGAGCTACTCAAAGGGGGCTATACACAGGTATGTGAATTCCACTATATTCACCGCGCGGAAACTGGTAACAGCTTCGACGATCCGGCGGCCATGAGTGTTGCACTCGCAGACGCATCGGAGGACGCAGGTATTGGGCTCACGCTTTTGCCAGTGCTGTATGAGCGTGCCGGTTTCTTTCTCGATCATCTTCGGTATGACCAATGCCGATTTGGTGGTACGCCTGAACTGAATTATCAACTCTGTCAGTCTATGCGAGCGCTGCAGCGAAGGCTGGTTACGTGCGGAGTAGCGATTCACTCTTTGCGTGCGGTCTCTAGGGACTCCATAGCCAAACTACTTGGCCTTGTAGGTGATGACAATATACCCATCCATATCCACATCGCTGAGCAAGTGCATGAAATCGATCAATGCCTCGCCGCAACCGGGGCCAGGCCAATTGAGTACTTAGTTCGTGAATTTTCAATTGATTCGCGGTGGCTCTTGGTCCATGCAACGCATGCGACGCCCGGCGAAGTTGACTCCATTGCGACGAGTGGTGCTTGTATCGCCATTTGCCCGACAACTGAGGCAAATCTTGGTGACGGTCTGATCAACCTCCCGGCCTGGCTATCTGCAGCAGTGCCTATGGCAATTGGCTCAGACAGCCACGTGTCACGAAGTTGGGTGGAGGAGTTGCGTTGGCTTGAGTATGGCCAGCGCTTAAGCCTAAAGAGGCGCAACATCGCTGCTCATCCTGAGTCCGGGCAGCCAGCTACGGCCGCGCGTCTATTTGACGCTGCGCTCGATGGAGGGCGCCAAGCGTCGGGAAAGGCAAATTGGGGTTTCGTCAAGGAGCGCGGGCCGATGCTTTAG
- a CDS encoding urocanate hydratase gives MSDLSSVAKLSKPRLVRAPRGTQITCKNWLIEAAYRMIQNNLDPEVAENPEALIVYGGIGKAARNWPCYDAIIKALRELNEDETLLVQSGKPVGVFRTHIDAPRVLIANSNLVPKWATWEHFHELDRKGLMMYGQMTAGSWIYIGSQGIVQGTYETFVEAGRQHYGGDLAGRWILTAGLGGMGGAQPLAASFAGASSLNIECQQSRIEFRIKSGYLDEQAIDLEDALARLARYAVEKRAVSIGLLGNAADILPELVKRARRGGICPDLVTDQTSAHDLINGYLPSGWCVESWRAAQADTLQHASLREAAAKSCAVHVQAMLDFRAMGVPTVDYGNNIRQVALDQGVKDAFDIPGFVPAYIRPLFCQGKGPFRWVALSGDPEDIRKTDAKMKALFPADKHLHRWLDMAADRIAFQGLPARICWLGLGERHRAGLAFNEMVRSGELKAPIVIGRDHLDSGSVASPNRETEAMRDGSDAVSDWPLLNALLNTAGGATWVSLHHGGGVGMGYSQHAGVVIVCDGTDAAAKRIERVLWNDPATGVMRHVDAGYDAAIECAHTKALNLPMLQA, from the coding sequence ATGTCGGACCTGTCCAGTGTTGCCAAACTGTCTAAACCGCGCCTCGTACGCGCACCGCGCGGCACGCAGATAACCTGTAAAAACTGGCTCATCGAAGCGGCATATCGCATGATTCAGAATAACCTCGACCCAGAGGTGGCCGAGAATCCAGAGGCGCTAATTGTCTACGGTGGAATCGGTAAGGCTGCTCGCAATTGGCCTTGCTACGACGCCATCATTAAGGCCTTACGCGAACTGAACGAAGACGAAACGCTACTCGTGCAGTCAGGCAAGCCCGTCGGCGTGTTCCGTACGCATATCGATGCGCCAAGGGTATTGATCGCGAACTCCAATCTGGTTCCAAAGTGGGCAACGTGGGAGCACTTCCACGAACTCGACCGCAAAGGCCTGATGATGTATGGCCAGATGACGGCTGGCTCGTGGATCTATATCGGCAGTCAGGGAATCGTCCAAGGCACCTACGAAACTTTTGTCGAAGCGGGTCGGCAACATTATGGTGGTGACCTTGCGGGTCGTTGGATTCTCACAGCAGGCCTGGGAGGTATGGGTGGCGCGCAGCCGCTGGCTGCCAGTTTTGCAGGTGCTTCGTCGCTAAACATCGAATGCCAGCAATCGCGCATCGAATTTCGTATCAAGTCCGGATACCTCGACGAGCAGGCGATAGACCTAGAAGATGCACTTGCCCGATTGGCGCGATACGCAGTTGAGAAGAGGGCAGTCTCGATCGGGCTGCTTGGCAACGCGGCCGACATACTGCCCGAATTGGTCAAGCGAGCGCGGCGCGGCGGCATTTGCCCCGACCTGGTGACCGACCAAACTTCTGCGCACGATCTCATCAACGGCTATCTGCCATCGGGCTGGTGCGTTGAAAGTTGGCGCGCCGCACAAGCAGACACGTTACAGCATGCGTCGCTACGCGAGGCAGCCGCGAAAAGTTGCGCAGTGCATGTTCAAGCCATGCTCGACTTTCGGGCCATGGGAGTCCCCACTGTCGACTATGGAAACAACATTCGTCAAGTCGCGCTCGATCAAGGCGTGAAGGACGCGTTTGACATCCCAGGCTTCGTACCTGCATACATTCGCCCTTTGTTCTGCCAGGGCAAAGGCCCTTTCCGTTGGGTCGCACTAAGTGGCGATCCCGAAGACATTCGGAAGACGGATGCAAAAATGAAGGCGCTGTTTCCGGCCGACAAACACCTCCATCGCTGGCTAGATATGGCAGCTGATCGCATCGCTTTTCAGGGGCTTCCCGCGCGCATTTGCTGGCTCGGGTTGGGCGAACGGCATCGTGCCGGTCTGGCATTCAACGAAATGGTCAGGAGTGGTGAGTTGAAGGCGCCTATCGTCATCGGCCGCGACCATCTGGATAGCGGCTCGGTCGCCTCTCCCAATCGCGAAACCGAAGCCATGCGCGACGGCAGTGATGCGGTGTCCGACTGGCCACTGCTCAATGCGCTCCTCAATACTGCGGGCGGGGCAACATGGGTATCGCTGCATCATGGCGGTGGTGTCGGCATGGGGTACTCGCAACATGCCGGTGTGGTAATTGTCTGCGATGGCACCGACGCGGCGGCAAAGCGAATAGAGCGAGTGTTGTGGAACGACCCCGCCACGGGCGTAATGCGCCATGTCGATGCCGGCTATGACGCGGCAATCGAATGCGCGCACACAAAAGCCCTTAACTTGCCGATGTTGCAAGCTTGA
- a CDS encoding HigA family addiction module antidote protein, with protein sequence MRTIPLVTPGEILKYEFLEPMNITPYRLAMNTGMQPIAVSEIIEGKRSVTPETALKLGAFFEMEAEFWMNLQRHYELEKARDAVGEEIIARVTPLRRVSSKKSVDTSVKTRTRNVRGRVGLEAGCSTPTTGKLSSKSNAGVTHLSGANTPAFGIKKKA encoded by the coding sequence ATGAGGACTATCCCGCTGGTGACACCAGGAGAAATATTGAAGTACGAGTTCCTGGAGCCAATGAACATTACGCCGTACCGGTTGGCGATGAATACCGGCATGCAACCTATTGCGGTGTCTGAAATCATTGAAGGCAAGCGGTCCGTAACGCCTGAAACGGCGTTGAAGCTTGGGGCATTTTTCGAGATGGAAGCAGAGTTCTGGATGAATTTGCAGCGGCATTACGAACTCGAAAAGGCGAGAGACGCGGTCGGAGAAGAAATCATTGCGCGCGTGACGCCGCTTCGACGGGTTTCGTCGAAAAAGTCCGTGGACACGTCGGTGAAGACGCGTACTCGCAACGTGAGAGGACGCGTCGGCTTGGAGGCAGGGTGTTCGACGCCTACCACAGGCAAGCTGTCGAGTAAGTCGAACGCAGGGGTCACGCATTTGTCCGGTGCTAATACGCCGGCTTTTGGCATCAAGAAAAAAGCCTGA